One region of Oryza sativa Japonica Group chromosome 5, ASM3414082v1 genomic DNA includes:
- the LOC4338396 gene encoding protein FAR1-RELATED SEQUENCE 5, producing the protein MEDNDDRASAEITTDQENHLKDALIQVFAATSEHQEGEGEAAEVVQDEEIGEGVEGVRDEEIGDINSKPDKPYVGMEFRDKDEAKNYYDDYARKWGFITKISSCRRSQITKQYNRYEFACHSERSSRESGASAGSRSRRSSRVLKTGCKARMVVVKRDEKWVVTIVDLDHNHPPLNPSALMSLKPHRLIKDEDHDLLEFLRTNKIPTQRIMSVLCDLYGSMQNIPLARKDVSNLRATMRPEAEGTCTDMAATIKYFQESQADDPSFFYSMELDSESKITSVFWVDGVSREAYREFGDCVFFNTKYITTKYCLPFAPIIGMNNHGQTVLFGCVLLKAEIEETFEWVFQTFLKAMDGKVPKSIMTDQDEAMENAIANVLPNTSHRRCSWYIWRNAKFKLGVLPSRLEGFEDDLRHCIDESFNVEEFERRWAAVLDRYNLASNKYMQDLYEIREKWVPCYFMDCFFPFMSITQQSEVMEALFKDFVHPGDIIQNFIVQYEKLVQSCLDRDDKQLFLTVKTDANLWSKFPMEEQASKFYTRAIFERFQEHLKNTTMYNVVCEATPYSYLVQNVFGDQSQNRRYVVHCKLEDETFTCVCKQYEREGLLCEHILKVMTHRNVNLIPDKYLFRRWTLKGSDSAATRSHVPLNMAEASTRKMRYSTICKKSVCMASEACRTQEGYNLALRSIEELTDKLAAINLTRQDQHLPRPNICDKNGKGITMGESNTIAEKVLSESCLKDPTKIRPAAFDNNSESARKRNKVMKAVQDLRSPFQVTKLTD; encoded by the coding sequence ATGGAAGACAATGATGACAGGGCGTCAGCTGAGATTACCACTGACCAAGAGAATCATCTCAAGGACGCCTTAATCCAGGTGTTTGCTGCTACTTCTGAACACCAAGAAGGTGAAGGTGAAGCTGCAGAGGTTGTGCAGGATGAAGAGATTGGTGAAGGTGTGGAGGGTGTGCGGGATGAGGAGATTGGAGATATCAATTCGAAGCCCGACAAACCATATGTTGGCATGGAGTTTCGTGACAAGGACGAGGCAAAGAACTATTATGATGACTACGCGAGGAAATGGGGTTTCATAACAAAGATTTCAAGCTGTAGAAGAAGCCAGATCACAAAGCAATACAATCGGTATGAGTTCGCTTGCCACtccgagcggagctcgagggaATCTGGTGCTAGTGCTGGCAGCAGGTCAAGGAGGTCCAGTAGAGTTCTGAAGACAGGTTGTAAGGCAAGAATGGTGGTTGTGAAGAGGGATGAGAAGTGGGTGGTCACCATAGTAGATCTGGATCACAACCATCCACCTTTGAACCCTTCTGCACTTATGTCCTTAAAGCCTCATCGCCTCATAAAAGATGAAGATCATGATCTCTTAGAGTTTCTGCGCACAAACAAGATACCCACGCAGAGGATCATGTCTGTTCTCTGTGATTTGTATGGAAGCATGCAAAACATCCCTCTTGCAAGGAAAGATGTGAGCAACCTGAGGGCGACCATGAGGCCAGAGGCTGAGGGCACCTGCACTGATATGGCAGCTACAATCAAATACTTCCAAGAATCGCAAGCAGATGACCCATCATTCTTTTACAGTATGGAATTGGACAGCGAAAGCAAAATTACCAGCGTCTTTTGGGTGGATGGAGTATCAAGGGAAGCATATAGAGAATTTGGTGATTGCGTgttttttaacacaaaatacaTCACAACAAAGTACTGTCTTCCATTTGCGCCCATTATTGGTATGAACAATCATGGGCAGACTGTGCTTTTCGGGTGTGTGTTGCTGAAGGCTGAAATTGAGGAGACATTTGAATGGGTGTTTCAGACTTTTCTTAAGGCCATGGATGGGAAAGTGCCAAAGAGTATCATGACCGATCAAGATGAAGCAATGGAGAACGCAATCGCAAATGTTTTGCCAAACACATCTCATAGGCGTTGCTCATGGTACATATGGAGAAATGCTAAGTTCAAGCTTGGTGTGCTGCCGTCTCGGTTGGAAGGGTTTGAAGATGACCTAAGACATTGCATTGACGAGTCATTTAATGTTGAAGAGTTTGAAAGAAGATGGGCTGCTGTGCTTGACCGATACAATTTGGCAAGCAACAAGTATATGCAGGACCTCTACGAAATCAGAGAAAAATGGGTTCCATGCTATTTCATGGACTGCTTCTTCCCATTTATGAGCATTACCCAACAGAGTGAGGTGATGGAAGCATTGTTCAAGGATTTTGTCCACCCTGGGGACATCATCCAGAACTTCATCGTGCAATATGAGAAGCTCGTTCAATCTTGTCTGGACAGGGATGATAAACAGCTCTTTCTTACTGTCAAAACAGATGCAAATTTGTGGTCCAAATTTCCAATGGAGGAGCAAGCATCAAAATTCTACACTCGTGCAATATTTGAGAGGTTTCAGGAGCACCTCAAGAACACTACTATGTACAATGTAGTATGCGAGGCAACCCCTTATTCCTATTTGGTCCAAAATGTGTTTGGTGACCAAAGCCAGAACAGAAGATATGTTGTTCATTGCAAATTGGAGGATGAGACCTTCACATGTGTTTGCAAGCAGTATGAGAGGGAAGGATTACTCTGTGAGCATATCCTAAAGGTGATGACACATAGGAATGTCAATCTGATACCAGATAAATACTTGTTCCGTAGGTGGACTCTGAAGGGATCAGACAGTGCTGCTACACGAAGTCATGTACCTTTGAACATGGCTGAAGCGTCCACTAGGAAAATGAGGTATTCAACAATTTGCAAGAAATCAGTGTGCATGGCAAGTGAGGCATGTAGAACACAGGAAGGATACAATCTAGCCCTCCGTTCAATTGAAGAACTGACTGACAAGCTTGCCGCTATTAACTTGACCCGACAAGATCAACACCTTCCTCGGCCCAACATTTGTGATAAGAATGGGAAAGGGATCACCATGGGTGAGAGTAATACGATAGCTGAGAAGGTGCTTTCAGAAAGCTGTCTAAAAGATCCAACAAAAATCAGGCCTGCTGCGTTTGACAATAATAGTGAGTCAGCAAGAAAGAGAAACAAAGTGATGAAAGCGGTGCAAGATCTCAGGAGTCCATTTCAGGTAACAAAACTGACGGATTGA
- the LOC4338398 gene encoding receptor-like protein kinase FERONIA isoform X1, with protein sequence MIHPSLLTTIQWVALSTLILITIAADNYSSSSSPIFLNCGASTMQLDINNRSWEGDTRSKFASAMNGIAASATYQDPSLPSLVPYMTSRIFISNYTYSFPISPGRIFVRLYFYPVAYGYYASEDAYFGVKTNNLILLDNFNASQTAQAANYAYILREFSLNVTLGSLDLTFFPSTQNGSYAFVNGIEIVPTPDIFTTRTPTHNTEGNLDPSDIDSMTSFQTMYRLNVGGQAIIPQGDSRFYRSWEDDSPYIYGAAFGVTFGKDSNVTITYPGFYYLLRFHFCEIQYPITKMNQRSFFIYINNQTVQDQMDVIRWSGGIGMATYADYLIVTVGSGQMDLWVALHPDLSSRPQYYDAILNGLEVFKLWDIGKKNLAGLNPPLPPQPKTDVNPKGVSGGGKLKAAVPAAICAVVVLITACFCVCIICRRKKVAKHSGKTDKKCLTYQTELYKSPSNLCRNFTFHEMQIATSSFDETLLLGRGGFGDVYRGEIDNGTTVAIKRSNPLSLQGVHEFQTEIETLSKVRHGHLVSLIGYCQEKNEMILVYEYMARGTLREHLYSTKRPPLPWKERLKICIGAARGLYYLHTGPKETIIHRDVKTANILLDDKWVAKVSDFGLSKVNPDIDATHVSTVVKGTFGYFDPEYFRLKQLTQRSDVFSFGVVLFEILCARPPVNTELPEEQVSLREWALSCKKIGTLGEIIDPYLQGEIAPDCLKKFADCAEQCVADRSIDRPEMGDVLRNLEVALKMQECAENNSKFSEETTSSKTTPDMMTIMDTDKQSTYSTMSITGQRTIFSDMMDPQAR encoded by the exons ATGATACACCCAAGCCTACTAACTACCATCCAATGGGTCGCACTGTCTACCCTCATATTGATCACCATAGCGGCTGATAACTACTCATCATCCTCTAGCCCAATCTTTCTAAATTGTGGAGCCTCCACCATGCAACTTGATATCAATAATCGGAGTTGGGAGGGGGACACTAGATCCAAGTTTGCATCAGCAATGAATGGAATTGCAGCTAGTGCTACATACCAAGACCCTTCACTCCCATCTCTTGTGCCTTACATGACATCCCGTATATTCATTTCAAATTACACCTATTCCTTCCCAATTAGCCCAGGGCGGATATTCGTGCGCCTTTACTTCTATCCAGTGGCCTATGGCTACTATGCTTCTGAAGATGCTTACTTTGGTGTCAAAACAAACAATTTGATTCTTTTAGACAACTTCAATGCTTCACAAACTGCTCAGGCAGCAAACTATGCCTACATCCTTCGAGAATTCTCGCTGAACGTCACTTTAGGTAGTCTAGACCTCACCTTTTTCCCATCCACACAGAATGGTTCTTATGCATTTGTGAATGGGATTGAGATTGTGCCCACGCCTGACATCTTCACAACACGAACACCTACACATAACACCGAAGGGAACCTTGATCCATCCGATATAGATTCTATGACCAGTTTCCAAACGATGTACCGTCTCAATGTTGGGGGCCAGGCGATCATTCCACAAGGTGATTCTAGGTTCTATCGTTCATGGGAGGATGACTCTCCATACATATATGGTGCTGCCTTTGGGGTGACCTTCGGCAAAGATAGTAATGTCACCATCACATATCCAG GGTTTTACTACCTCTTAAGGTTCCATTTCTGTGAGATCCAGTATCCTATAACCAAGATGAATCAGAGGTCATTCTTCATTTACATCAATAATCAGACGGTGCAGGATCAAATGGATGTTATTCGTTGGAGTGGAGGAATTGGCATGGCAACATATGCTGACTATCTTATCGTCAcagttggttccggtcagatggATTTGTGGGTTGCACTTCATCCTGATCTTTCAAGTAGACCACAGTATTATGATGCAATACTAAATGGCCTTGAGGTCTTCAAGCTATGGGACATTGGGAAAAAAAACCTTGCTGGGCTTAACCCTCCACTTCCACCACAACCAAAGACTGATGTGAACCCTAAAGGGGTGTCTGGTGGAGGGAAATTAAAGGCTGCTGTCCCAGCAGCCATATGTGCCGTGGTTGTGCTGATTACAGCTTGTTTTTGTGTGTGCATCATCTGTAGACGAAAGAAAGTGGCAAAGCATTCTGGCAAGACTGACAAAAAGTGCTTGACTTATCAAACTGAATTATACAAATCACCATCAAATCTTTGTCGGAACTTCACCTTCCATGAAATGCAAATAGCAACTAGTAGCTTTGATGAAACCCTTCTGCTTGGTAGAGGTGGATTTGGTGATGTGTACCGTGGAGAGATAGATAATGGTACAACGGTGGCGATCAAACGGAGCAACCCATTGTCCCTGCAGGGTGTTCATGAGTTCCAGACCGAGATTGAGACGCTGTCCAAGGTCAGACATGGCCATCTTGTGTCTCTAATCGGATACTGCCAGGAAAAAAATGAGATGATTTTGGTGTATGAATACATGGCCCGTGGAACACTTCGGGAGCACCTGTACAGCACCAAGAGGCCACCATTACCATGGAAGGAGCGCCTCAAGATCTGCATTGGTGCAGCCCGAGGGCTGTATTACCTGCACACGGGCCCGAAAGAAACAATCATCCATCGTGACGTGAAGACTGCCAACATTCTACTAGATGACAAGTGGGTGGCAAAGGTTTCAGACTTTGGGTTGTCCAAGGTTAATCCGGACATTGACGCCACCCATGTTAGCACTGTTGTGAAGGGTACATTCGGATATTTCGACCCTGAGTATTTTCGGTTGAAGCAACTTACCCAAAGGTCAGATGTGTTCTCTTTTGGGGTTGTGTTGTTTGAGATCCTGTGCGCTCGCCCTCCAGTAAACACTGAGCTTCCAGAAGAGCAAGTGAGCTTGCGTGAATGGGCATTGTCTTGCAAGAAGATAGGCACTCTTGGTGAAATTATAGATCCCTATCTTCAGGGAGAAATCGCTCCTGATTGCCTCAAGAAGTTTGCTGATTGTGCAGAACAATGTGTTGCTGATCGAAGCATCGACAGGCCAGAGATGGGTGATGTTCTTCGGAACCTAGAGGTTGCTCTGAAGATGCAGGAGTGTGCAGAGAACAATAGCAAATTCAGTGAAGAAACAACATCGTCGAAGACAACACCAGACATGATGACCATCATGGATACTGACAAACAATCCACCTACTCGACAATGAGCATCACTGGACAAAGGACCATATTCTCTGATATGATGGATCCGCAGGCCCGATGA
- the LOC4338398 gene encoding receptor-like protein kinase FERONIA isoform X2 has product MIHPSLLTTIQWVALSTLILITIAADNYSSSSSPIFLNCGASTMQLDINNRSWEGDTRSKFASAMNGIAASATYQDPSLPSLVPYMTSRIFISNYTYSFPISPGRIFVRLYFYPVAYGYYASEDAYFGVKTNNLILLDNFNASQTAQAANYAYILREFSLNVTLGSLDLTFFPSTQNGSYAFVNGIEIVPTPDIFTTRTPTHNTEGNLDPSDIDSMTSFQTMYRLNVGGQAIIPQGDSRFYRSWEDDSPYIYGAAFGVTFGKDSNVTITYPGTMPNYTAPADVYATARSMGPNWQINLNYNLTWILSVDAGFYYLLRFHFCEIQYPITKMNQRSFFIYINNQTVQDQMDVIRWSGGIGMATYADYLIVTVGSGQMDLWVALHPDLSSRPQYYDAILNGLEVFKLWDIGKKNLAGLNPPLPPQPKTDVNPKGVSGGGKLKAAVPAAICAVVVLITACFCVCIICRRKKVAKHSGKTDKKCLTYQTELYKSPSNLCRNFTFHEMQIATSSFDETLLLGRGGFGDVYRGEIDNGTTVAIKRSNPLSLQGVHEFQTEIETLSKVRHGHLVSLIGYCQEKNEMILVYEYMARGTLREHLYSTKRPPLPWKERLKICIGAARGLYYLHTGPKETIIHRDVKTANILLDDKWVAKVSDFGLSKVNPDIDATHVSTVVKGTFGYFDPEYFRLKQLTQRSDVFSFGVVLFEILCARPPVNTELPEEQVSLREWALSCKKIGTLGEIIDPYLQGEIAPDCLKKFADCAEQCVADRSIDRPEMGDVLRNLEVALKMQECAENNSKFSEETTSSKTTPDMMTIMDTDKQSTYSTMSITGQRTIFSDMMDPQAR; this is encoded by the coding sequence ATGATACACCCAAGCCTACTAACTACCATCCAATGGGTCGCACTGTCTACCCTCATATTGATCACCATAGCGGCTGATAACTACTCATCATCCTCTAGCCCAATCTTTCTAAATTGTGGAGCCTCCACCATGCAACTTGATATCAATAATCGGAGTTGGGAGGGGGACACTAGATCCAAGTTTGCATCAGCAATGAATGGAATTGCAGCTAGTGCTACATACCAAGACCCTTCACTCCCATCTCTTGTGCCTTACATGACATCCCGTATATTCATTTCAAATTACACCTATTCCTTCCCAATTAGCCCAGGGCGGATATTCGTGCGCCTTTACTTCTATCCAGTGGCCTATGGCTACTATGCTTCTGAAGATGCTTACTTTGGTGTCAAAACAAACAATTTGATTCTTTTAGACAACTTCAATGCTTCACAAACTGCTCAGGCAGCAAACTATGCCTACATCCTTCGAGAATTCTCGCTGAACGTCACTTTAGGTAGTCTAGACCTCACCTTTTTCCCATCCACACAGAATGGTTCTTATGCATTTGTGAATGGGATTGAGATTGTGCCCACGCCTGACATCTTCACAACACGAACACCTACACATAACACCGAAGGGAACCTTGATCCATCCGATATAGATTCTATGACCAGTTTCCAAACGATGTACCGTCTCAATGTTGGGGGCCAGGCGATCATTCCACAAGGTGATTCTAGGTTCTATCGTTCATGGGAGGATGACTCTCCATACATATATGGTGCTGCCTTTGGGGTGACCTTCGGCAAAGATAGTAATGTCACCATCACATATCCAGGTACTATGCCAAACTACACTGCACCTGCTGATGTGTATGCAACAGCACGATCAATGGGCCCAAATTGGCAGATCAACCTGAACTACAATCTTACATGGATCTTATCGGTTGACGCAGGGTTTTACTACCTCTTAAGGTTCCATTTCTGTGAGATCCAGTATCCTATAACCAAGATGAATCAGAGGTCATTCTTCATTTACATCAATAATCAGACGGTGCAGGATCAAATGGATGTTATTCGTTGGAGTGGAGGAATTGGCATGGCAACATATGCTGACTATCTTATCGTCAcagttggttccggtcagatggATTTGTGGGTTGCACTTCATCCTGATCTTTCAAGTAGACCACAGTATTATGATGCAATACTAAATGGCCTTGAGGTCTTCAAGCTATGGGACATTGGGAAAAAAAACCTTGCTGGGCTTAACCCTCCACTTCCACCACAACCAAAGACTGATGTGAACCCTAAAGGGGTGTCTGGTGGAGGGAAATTAAAGGCTGCTGTCCCAGCAGCCATATGTGCCGTGGTTGTGCTGATTACAGCTTGTTTTTGTGTGTGCATCATCTGTAGACGAAAGAAAGTGGCAAAGCATTCTGGCAAGACTGACAAAAAGTGCTTGACTTATCAAACTGAATTATACAAATCACCATCAAATCTTTGTCGGAACTTCACCTTCCATGAAATGCAAATAGCAACTAGTAGCTTTGATGAAACCCTTCTGCTTGGTAGAGGTGGATTTGGTGATGTGTACCGTGGAGAGATAGATAATGGTACAACGGTGGCGATCAAACGGAGCAACCCATTGTCCCTGCAGGGTGTTCATGAGTTCCAGACCGAGATTGAGACGCTGTCCAAGGTCAGACATGGCCATCTTGTGTCTCTAATCGGATACTGCCAGGAAAAAAATGAGATGATTTTGGTGTATGAATACATGGCCCGTGGAACACTTCGGGAGCACCTGTACAGCACCAAGAGGCCACCATTACCATGGAAGGAGCGCCTCAAGATCTGCATTGGTGCAGCCCGAGGGCTGTATTACCTGCACACGGGCCCGAAAGAAACAATCATCCATCGTGACGTGAAGACTGCCAACATTCTACTAGATGACAAGTGGGTGGCAAAGGTTTCAGACTTTGGGTTGTCCAAGGTTAATCCGGACATTGACGCCACCCATGTTAGCACTGTTGTGAAGGGTACATTCGGATATTTCGACCCTGAGTATTTTCGGTTGAAGCAACTTACCCAAAGGTCAGATGTGTTCTCTTTTGGGGTTGTGTTGTTTGAGATCCTGTGCGCTCGCCCTCCAGTAAACACTGAGCTTCCAGAAGAGCAAGTGAGCTTGCGTGAATGGGCATTGTCTTGCAAGAAGATAGGCACTCTTGGTGAAATTATAGATCCCTATCTTCAGGGAGAAATCGCTCCTGATTGCCTCAAGAAGTTTGCTGATTGTGCAGAACAATGTGTTGCTGATCGAAGCATCGACAGGCCAGAGATGGGTGATGTTCTTCGGAACCTAGAGGTTGCTCTGAAGATGCAGGAGTGTGCAGAGAACAATAGCAAATTCAGTGAAGAAACAACATCGTCGAAGACAACACCAGACATGATGACCATCATGGATACTGACAAACAATCCACCTACTCGACAATGAGCATCACTGGACAAAGGACCATATTCTCTGATATGATGGATCCGCAGGCCCGATGA